One Mycolicibacterium fluoranthenivorans DNA window includes the following coding sequences:
- the eat gene encoding ethanolamine permease: MTTSHGAVEEHLESASYLQQRQLKSGSAGWVLLAGLGVSYVVSGDYSGWNFGLAQGGFGGLAIAAVVIAAMYLALVLGMAELSSALPAAGGGYTFARRALGPWGGFATGTAILIEYAIAPAAIATFIGAYVESLGLFGITDGWWVYLAAYVLFIGIHLSGVGEALKVMFVITAIALVGLVVFAVFAAGQFDAANLTDIAPSDAVGSSAFLPHGYMGIWAAIPFAIWFFLAVEGVPLAAEETADPERNVPRGIIAAITVLLVSCAVVLVLATGAGGAEQMSSSGNPLVEALGDGAAAKVVNYIGLAGLIASFFSIIYAYSRQLFALSRAGYLPTRLSVTNSRKAPTLALIVPGVIGFALSLTGEGALLLNMAVFGAALSYVLMMVSHIVLRWREPQMRRPYRTPGGAVTTGFALVVAVLAVIATFLVDSIAALSCLGVFAAFMGYFAVYSRHRLVANSPDEEFAMLAKAESELK, encoded by the coding sequence GTGACGACAAGTCACGGCGCAGTGGAGGAGCACCTCGAGAGCGCCAGTTATCTGCAGCAGCGGCAGCTCAAATCGGGTAGCGCCGGCTGGGTTCTGCTGGCCGGTCTGGGCGTCAGCTATGTCGTCTCGGGCGACTACTCGGGCTGGAATTTCGGTCTGGCCCAAGGGGGATTCGGCGGATTGGCTATCGCCGCAGTGGTGATCGCCGCGATGTACCTGGCGCTGGTGCTCGGCATGGCCGAGCTGTCCTCGGCGTTGCCGGCCGCCGGCGGCGGCTACACCTTCGCCCGCCGCGCACTCGGTCCATGGGGCGGATTCGCCACCGGCACAGCCATTCTCATCGAATACGCGATCGCACCCGCGGCCATCGCGACGTTCATCGGCGCCTATGTCGAATCGCTCGGGCTGTTCGGCATCACCGACGGCTGGTGGGTCTATCTGGCCGCCTATGTGCTTTTCATCGGTATCCACCTGTCCGGTGTCGGTGAGGCGCTGAAGGTGATGTTCGTCATCACCGCCATCGCGCTGGTCGGACTGGTCGTCTTCGCCGTCTTCGCCGCCGGGCAGTTCGACGCCGCCAACCTGACCGATATCGCACCCTCGGATGCGGTGGGATCCTCGGCGTTCCTGCCACACGGTTACATGGGCATCTGGGCCGCGATCCCCTTCGCCATCTGGTTTTTCCTTGCCGTGGAAGGTGTGCCGCTGGCCGCCGAGGAGACCGCCGATCCCGAGCGCAACGTCCCGCGCGGCATCATCGCCGCGATCACGGTGCTGCTGGTCAGCTGCGCGGTGGTGCTGGTCCTGGCCACCGGTGCCGGCGGCGCCGAGCAGATGTCGTCCTCGGGCAACCCGCTGGTGGAGGCCCTCGGCGACGGTGCGGCCGCGAAGGTGGTCAACTACATCGGCCTGGCCGGGTTGATCGCCAGCTTCTTCTCCATCATCTACGCCTACTCCCGGCAGCTGTTCGCCCTGTCTCGTGCCGGCTACCTGCCAACCCGATTGTCTGTCACCAACTCTCGCAAGGCGCCGACGCTGGCGCTGATCGTTCCCGGTGTCATCGGCTTCGCGCTGTCGCTGACGGGTGAGGGTGCGCTGCTGCTCAACATGGCGGTCTTCGGGGCCGCGCTGAGCTACGTGCTGATGATGGTCAGCCACATCGTGCTGCGCTGGCGTGAACCGCAGATGCGCCGGCCGTACCGCACGCCCGGTGGAGCTGTCACCACCGGGTTCGCGCTCGTCGTCGCGGTACTCGCGGTCATCGCGACCTTCCTGGTCGACAGTATCGCCGCGCTCTCTTGCCTCGGCGTCTTCGCCGCGTTCATGGGATACTTCGCGGTGTACAGCCGGCATCGACTGGTGGCGAACTCACCCGACGAAGAGTTCGCGATGCTGGCCAAAGCGGAGAGTGAACTCAAATGA
- the adh gene encoding aldehyde dehydrogenase: MTVYARPGTEGALMSFKSRYGNFIGGQWVAPVAGRYFENPTPVTGQVFCEIPRSDEADVEAALDAAHAAAPGWGKTSPAERAVILNRVADRIEENLESIAVAESWDNGKPVRETLNADIPLAVDHFRYFAGVLRAQEGSLSQIDEDTVAYHFHEPLGVVGQIIPWNFPILMAVWKLAPALAAGNAVVLKPAEQTPASILYLFEVIGDLLPAGVVNIVNGFGVEAGKPLASSNRIAKIAFTGETTTGRLIMQYASQNLIPVTLELGGKSPNIFFSDVLASDDAYQDKALEGFTMFALNQGEVCTCPSRSLIQADIYDEFLALAAIRTKAVRQGDPLDTETMIGAQASNDQLEKILSYIEIGKGEGAQVLTGGERAELGGDLGGGFYVAPTIFTGHNKMRIFQEEIFGPVVAVTSFTDYADAIAQANDTLYGLGAGVWSRSGNTAYRAGRDIKAGRVWTNCYHQYPAHAAFGGYKQSGIGRENHKMMLDHYQQTKNLLVSYSENAAGFF; the protein is encoded by the coding sequence GTGACCGTTTACGCGCGCCCGGGTACTGAAGGCGCTTTGATGTCGTTTAAGTCCCGTTATGGCAATTTCATCGGTGGGCAGTGGGTGGCCCCGGTGGCCGGCCGGTATTTCGAGAACCCGACGCCGGTGACGGGGCAGGTTTTCTGTGAGATTCCGCGTTCGGATGAGGCTGATGTGGAGGCGGCGTTGGATGCCGCGCATGCGGCGGCCCCGGGGTGGGGTAAGACCAGTCCGGCGGAGCGGGCGGTGATCTTGAATAGGGTCGCGGATCGGATTGAGGAGAATCTGGAGTCGATCGCGGTGGCGGAGTCCTGGGATAACGGTAAGCCGGTCCGGGAGACGCTGAATGCTGATATTCCGTTGGCGGTGGATCATTTCCGGTATTTCGCCGGTGTGCTGCGCGCGCAGGAGGGGTCGTTGTCGCAGATCGATGAGGACACCGTGGCGTATCACTTTCATGAGCCGTTGGGTGTGGTGGGCCAGATCATCCCGTGGAATTTCCCGATTTTGATGGCGGTGTGGAAGTTGGCGCCGGCGTTGGCGGCGGGTAATGCGGTGGTGCTCAAGCCGGCTGAGCAGACTCCGGCGTCGATTCTGTATCTGTTCGAGGTCATCGGGGATTTGTTGCCTGCCGGTGTGGTGAACATTGTGAATGGTTTCGGGGTGGAGGCGGGTAAGCCGTTGGCGTCGTCGAATCGGATCGCGAAGATCGCGTTCACCGGGGAGACGACGACGGGCCGGTTGATCATGCAGTACGCCAGCCAGAACCTGATCCCGGTGACCCTGGAGCTCGGTGGGAAGTCGCCGAACATTTTCTTCAGTGATGTGTTGGCGAGCGATGACGCGTATCAGGATAAGGCGTTGGAGGGGTTCACGATGTTCGCCCTGAATCAGGGTGAGGTGTGTACGTGTCCGTCGCGGTCGTTGATTCAGGCTGATATTTATGACGAGTTTTTGGCGTTGGCGGCGATCCGGACGAAGGCGGTGCGTCAGGGGGATCCTCTTGATACTGAGACGATGATCGGTGCGCAGGCCTCCAATGATCAGTTGGAGAAGATTCTGTCGTATATCGAGATCGGTAAGGGTGAGGGTGCTCAGGTGCTCACTGGTGGTGAGCGTGCGGAGCTTGGTGGGGATCTGGGTGGTGGTTTTTATGTGGCGCCGACGATTTTCACCGGGCATAACAAGATGCGGATTTTCCAGGAGGAGATTTTCGGGCCGGTGGTGGCGGTGACGTCGTTCACTGATTATGCGGATGCGATCGCGCAGGCCAATGACACGTTGTATGGGTTGGGTGCGGGGGTGTGGAGTCGTAGCGGTAATACCGCGTATCGGGCGGGTCGTGATATCAAGGCTGGTCGGGTGTGGACGAATTGTTATCACCAGTATCCGGCGCATGCGGCGTTCGGTGGGTACAAGCAGTCCGGTATCGGCCGGGAGAACCACAAGATGATGCTCGATCATTACCAGCAGACCAAGAACCTGCTGGTCAGCTACAGCGAAAACGCCGCCGGCTTCTTCTGA
- a CDS encoding transcriptional regulator, translating to MRSVKPSPEAPADSARPVHELIVAGQKPLRRFVAESWQRSLAIGVDPDRGAREAAAAVRLSELRNGHPLAVALPVIRKLLVDYAVDSGVVVAVTAADGTMLWVEGDAEACRKVAAMNFVPGADWSEQGAGTNAPGTALALDREVQIDGHEHFSRLVRPWTCTAVPVHDPVTGLPIGSIDLTGGSSIGSAQTLALVRATAVAVEHRLALSYSQTPAVPADSVGRLTVLGADRPSWHTVDERGRTRSQQLSGRHAEILVLLLQHSEGLSSDHLAVLLDERELDAVTIRAELSRLRRIVGTDTIGSRPYRLLAPMDSDMGEVFAALRRGDIDAALDNYTGLLLPRSGSPAVARLRTELSTSVRGAVLAASSAGDSRALRRWLDLPEARDDRHGWQTLHDHHGADELTRAHIRGHLTALDSALS from the coding sequence ATGAGGTCGGTGAAGCCGTCGCCCGAGGCGCCGGCCGATTCCGCGCGTCCCGTCCACGAACTTATCGTCGCTGGTCAGAAGCCCCTTCGGCGGTTCGTTGCGGAGAGTTGGCAGCGCAGCCTGGCGATCGGCGTCGACCCCGACCGCGGCGCCAGGGAAGCGGCGGCGGCCGTGCGGCTGTCGGAACTGCGAAACGGTCACCCGTTGGCGGTGGCTCTCCCGGTGATCCGCAAGCTACTGGTGGACTACGCCGTCGACTCCGGGGTCGTCGTGGCCGTCACCGCCGCCGACGGCACCATGCTGTGGGTCGAGGGGGACGCCGAGGCCTGCCGCAAGGTGGCCGCGATGAACTTCGTTCCCGGCGCCGACTGGAGCGAACAGGGCGCAGGGACCAATGCTCCGGGCACCGCGCTGGCCCTCGATCGTGAGGTGCAGATCGACGGGCACGAGCACTTTTCCCGGCTGGTCCGGCCGTGGACGTGCACGGCGGTGCCGGTGCACGATCCGGTGACCGGCCTGCCGATCGGCAGCATCGACCTCACCGGCGGTTCCTCGATCGGGTCGGCGCAGACCTTGGCGCTGGTGCGTGCCACCGCCGTCGCCGTGGAACACCGACTTGCCTTGTCCTACAGCCAGACACCCGCCGTCCCGGCCGACTCGGTCGGCCGTCTCACGGTCTTGGGGGCGGACCGGCCGTCCTGGCACACCGTCGACGAACGGGGGCGGACGCGGTCTCAGCAGCTGTCCGGCCGGCACGCCGAGATCCTGGTGTTGTTGCTCCAGCATTCGGAGGGGCTCAGCAGCGATCACCTCGCGGTGCTGCTCGACGAGCGCGAGCTCGACGCCGTCACCATCCGCGCCGAGCTGTCGCGCCTGCGCCGCATCGTCGGCACCGACACGATCGGATCGCGGCCGTACCGGCTGCTCGCTCCGATGGACAGCGATATGGGCGAGGTGTTCGCCGCCTTGCGCCGTGGCGACATCGACGCCGCCCTGGACAACTACACCGGATTGCTGCTGCCGCGATCCGGCTCACCGGCCGTGGCACGCCTGCGCACGGAGCTGAGCACCAGCGTGCGAGGGGCGGTGCTGGCAGCCAGTTCAGCCGGGGATTCGCGCGCCCTGCGACGCTGGTTGGACCTTCCCGAGGCCCGCGATGACCGGCACGGCTGGCAGACATTGCATGATCACCACGGCGCCGACGAACTCACGCGCGCCCATATCCGCGGGCATCTCACCGCGCTGGACTCCGCGCTGTCCTGA
- a CDS encoding zinc ribbon domain-containing protein YjdM, giving the protein MSDVLPPCPACASEFAYESGALLVCSMCAYEWAPGADDASVSGDASGGVVLDSVGNPLADGDTVTIVKSLKVKGAGGGVVKIGTKVRGIRLITDGVGDHDIDAKVPGFGQMQLKSSVVKKVL; this is encoded by the coding sequence ATGTCTGACGTTCTGCCGCCGTGTCCGGCGTGTGCGAGTGAGTTCGCCTACGAGTCCGGTGCACTCCTGGTCTGCTCGATGTGTGCCTACGAGTGGGCACCAGGGGCGGACGATGCCAGCGTGTCGGGTGATGCGTCGGGCGGTGTGGTCCTCGACTCGGTGGGCAACCCGCTCGCCGATGGCGACACCGTGACCATCGTCAAGAGTCTGAAGGTGAAGGGTGCCGGTGGTGGGGTCGTCAAGATCGGCACCAAGGTGCGCGGCATCCGCCTCATCACGGACGGCGTCGGCGACCACGACATCGATGCGAAGGTGCCCGGTTTCGGGCAGATGCAATTGAAGTCGAGCGTGGTGAAGAAGGTTCTCTGA
- the ychF gene encoding redox-regulated ATPase YchF, which produces MSLNLGIVGLPNVGKSTLFNALTRNDVLAANYPFATIEPNEGVVALPDPRLGELAEIFGSEKLVPAPVTFVDIAGIVKGASEGAGLGNKFLANIRECDAICQVVRVFADDDVVHVDGRVDPRSDIEVIETELILADMQTLEKAIPRLEKEARTNKDRKAVLDAAVAAQAVLDSGKTLFAAGSDVSLLRELNLMTTKPFLYVFNADETVLTDPAKQAELRALVAPADAVFLDAKIESELIELDDESAAELLESIGQTERGLDALARAGFHTLNLQTYLTVGPKEARAWTIHRGDTAPKAAGVIHTDFEKGFIKAEIVSFDDLIAAGSMAAAKAAGKVRMEGKDYVMADGDVVEFRFNV; this is translated from the coding sequence GTGAGCTTGAACCTGGGAATCGTCGGACTACCGAACGTGGGCAAGTCGACGCTCTTCAATGCGTTGACCCGGAATGACGTGCTGGCCGCCAACTATCCGTTCGCGACGATCGAACCGAACGAAGGGGTCGTGGCGCTGCCCGATCCGCGCCTCGGCGAGCTGGCCGAGATCTTCGGATCGGAGAAGCTGGTCCCGGCGCCGGTGACGTTCGTCGATATCGCCGGCATCGTCAAAGGCGCCTCTGAGGGCGCCGGGCTGGGTAACAAGTTCCTGGCCAACATCCGCGAGTGCGATGCCATCTGTCAGGTGGTGCGGGTCTTCGCCGACGACGACGTCGTGCATGTCGACGGCAGGGTCGACCCGCGTTCGGATATCGAGGTCATCGAGACCGAACTGATCCTGGCGGATATGCAGACGCTGGAGAAGGCGATCCCGCGGCTGGAGAAGGAAGCGCGCACCAACAAGGACCGCAAGGCCGTGTTGGACGCGGCCGTGGCTGCGCAGGCCGTGCTGGATTCCGGCAAGACGCTGTTCGCGGCGGGGTCGGATGTCTCGTTGCTGCGCGAGCTGAACCTGATGACCACCAAGCCGTTCCTCTACGTCTTCAACGCCGATGAGACGGTGCTCACCGATCCGGCCAAGCAGGCGGAATTGCGGGCGTTGGTGGCCCCGGCCGATGCGGTGTTCCTGGACGCCAAGATCGAGTCGGAGCTCATCGAGCTCGACGACGAGTCCGCCGCCGAGCTGCTGGAGTCCATCGGGCAGACCGAGCGTGGCCTGGATGCGTTGGCGCGGGCCGGTTTTCACACGCTGAATCTGCAGACCTACCTGACGGTCGGGCCGAAAGAGGCGCGGGCGTGGACGATCCACCGCGGCGACACCGCCCCGAAGGCGGCCGGCGTGATCCACACCGACTTCGAGAAGGGCTTCATCAAGGCCGAGATCGTGTCGTTCGACGACCTGATCGCGGCCGGCTCGATGGCGGCGGCCAAGGCAGCGGGCAAGGTCCGCATGGAGGGCAAGGACTACGTGATGGCCGACGGGGACGTGGTGGAGTTCCGGTTCAATGTCTGA
- a CDS encoding DUF6542 domain-containing protein translates to MSGQPAEPTDAVVDRSALPRIPGLPWWSAVVIAVIFTAIGIAFDAGTGTKELGAVFATCYVLGCLLAVLAVRQSAVFTAVIQPPLLLFVAVPTAYFLFHSAEISGIKDILINCGYPLIERFPLMFFTSAAVLIIGMVRWYLSASNKRLWPDKPAAHVTAAAAAATPARRVARRFAQTSVTDDAEPADEVPPRRSSARRLSREAPPSTASTARRSGRPSAPSRSRHTRPPENDIAASAAAADRRERMAASERPARSRREAEQPIDPARQPRRPRPSGRDPRRSAPSPYEPAEYYERPRRPEPQDAYERYGREPREARYDERQRPPAGTSHHPVSRVRYRSSDEDPRPRNSHRRDDEPWEDR, encoded by the coding sequence GTGTCAGGTCAGCCCGCAGAGCCGACGGATGCGGTGGTCGACCGCTCCGCGCTCCCCCGCATTCCGGGGTTGCCGTGGTGGAGTGCCGTGGTGATCGCGGTGATCTTCACCGCCATCGGTATCGCCTTCGACGCCGGTACAGGCACCAAAGAGCTCGGCGCCGTCTTCGCGACGTGCTACGTGCTCGGTTGTCTGCTGGCGGTGCTCGCGGTGCGCCAGTCCGCGGTATTCACCGCCGTCATCCAGCCCCCGCTCCTCCTGTTCGTCGCCGTTCCCACCGCCTACTTCCTGTTCCACAGCGCGGAGATCAGCGGTATCAAGGACATCCTGATCAACTGCGGTTACCCGCTGATCGAGCGGTTCCCGCTGATGTTCTTCACCTCGGCAGCCGTGCTGATCATCGGGATGGTGCGCTGGTACCTCAGCGCGTCGAACAAGCGGCTGTGGCCGGATAAGCCGGCGGCGCACGTCACCGCCGCCGCGGCGGCGGCCACTCCCGCACGGCGGGTCGCCCGCCGCTTCGCGCAGACATCGGTCACCGACGACGCCGAGCCGGCCGACGAGGTCCCGCCGCGGCGCAGTTCGGCGCGCCGGCTCAGCCGGGAGGCCCCGCCGTCCACCGCGTCCACCGCGCGCCGCAGCGGCCGGCCCAGTGCACCGTCGCGGTCCCGCCACACCCGGCCGCCCGAGAACGACATCGCCGCGTCGGCGGCAGCCGCGGACCGCCGCGAGCGGATGGCGGCCAGCGAACGTCCGGCCCGGAGCCGTCGGGAGGCCGAGCAGCCCATCGATCCGGCCCGCCAGCCGCGCCGTCCTCGCCCGTCCGGTCGGGATCCGCGCCGCAGCGCGCCGAGTCCCTACGAACCGGCCGAGTACTACGAACGGCCGAGACGCCCGGAACCTCAGGACGCCTACGAGCGGTACGGACGCGAGCCGCGGGAGGCGCGTTACGACGAGCGCCAGCGCCCGCCCGCGGGCACCAGCCATCACCCGGTGTCACGAGTGCGGTATCGCAGCAGCGACGAGGATCCCCGCCCGCGAAACTCGCACCGGCGTGACGACGAACCCTGGGAAGACCGCTAG
- a CDS encoding 4-hydroxy-3-methylbut-2-enyl diphosphate reductase → MPPTVNMGIPGATSSVSSGVAGKRVLLAEPRGYCAGVDRAVETVERALEKHGAPIYVRHEIVHNRYVVDTLAKAGAIFVEQTDEVPEGAIVVFSAHGVAPTVHIEAAERNLRTIDATCPLVTKVHNEAKRFARDDYDILLVGHEGHEEVVGTAGEAPDHVQVVDNPDAVDKVTVRDPNKVIWLSQTTLSVDETMETVRRLREKFPTLQDPPSDDICYATQNRQVAVKAMAPECELVIVVGSKNSSNSVRLVEVALNAGSQTAYLVDYADDIDPAWFSGVTTIGVTSGASVPEILVRGVLDRLAEYGYGTVQPVTTANETLVFALPREIRPPRS, encoded by the coding sequence ATGCCGCCAACTGTCAACATGGGTATCCCGGGCGCCACGAGCTCGGTGAGTTCGGGTGTGGCCGGCAAACGCGTCCTGCTGGCCGAACCGCGTGGCTACTGCGCGGGTGTCGACCGCGCCGTCGAAACCGTCGAGCGCGCGCTGGAGAAGCATGGCGCGCCGATCTACGTGCGACACGAGATCGTGCACAACCGCTACGTCGTGGACACGCTGGCCAAGGCCGGCGCGATCTTCGTCGAGCAAACCGATGAGGTGCCCGAAGGTGCCATCGTCGTGTTCTCCGCGCACGGCGTCGCGCCGACCGTGCACATCGAGGCCGCCGAGCGCAATCTGAGGACCATCGACGCGACGTGCCCGCTGGTGACGAAGGTGCACAACGAGGCCAAGCGGTTCGCCCGCGACGACTACGACATCCTGTTGGTCGGCCACGAAGGCCACGAGGAGGTGGTCGGCACCGCCGGTGAGGCCCCCGACCACGTGCAGGTGGTCGACAACCCGGATGCCGTCGACAAGGTCACGGTGCGCGATCCGAACAAGGTCATCTGGCTGTCCCAGACCACGCTGAGTGTCGACGAGACCATGGAGACGGTGCGCCGGCTGCGGGAGAAGTTCCCGACGCTGCAGGATCCGCCCAGCGACGACATCTGCTACGCCACCCAGAACCGCCAGGTCGCGGTGAAGGCGATGGCGCCGGAATGCGAACTGGTGATCGTGGTCGGGTCGAAGAACTCATCGAACTCGGTACGCCTGGTCGAGGTGGCGCTGAACGCCGGCTCGCAGACTGCCTACCTGGTGGACTACGCCGACGATATCGACCCGGCCTGGTTCTCCGGTGTCACGACCATCGGTGTGACCTCTGGAGCGTCGGTACCCGAGATCCTGGTGCGGGGCGTGCTGGACCGGCTGGCCGAGTACGGCTACGGCACCGTGCAGCCGGTCACCACCGCGAACGAGACGCTGGTGTTCGCGCTGCCGCGCGAGATCCGTCCGCCGCGTTCCTAG
- a CDS encoding lipid droplet-associated protein yields the protein MSTAPYGVRLLVGVAVTALDETRKLPQTILAYPMTVASQLAHLVMKVQQDVADLVIRGDETLEELFPPKDEQPEWATFDEDLPDDPDEPVYEVPVNRATGSPVASRSEGRFALYSEGEPERAADTPAPHTPAPGTNGSAPSVVTELGYDALTLAQLRARLTSLKVDDLETLLAYEETTKARAPFQTLLANRITRATAK from the coding sequence ATGTCGACAGCACCGTATGGAGTCCGACTGCTGGTGGGTGTAGCGGTGACCGCCCTGGATGAGACCCGCAAGCTCCCGCAGACCATCCTCGCGTACCCGATGACGGTGGCCAGTCAGCTCGCACATCTGGTGATGAAAGTGCAGCAGGACGTCGCCGATCTGGTGATCCGCGGTGACGAAACGCTGGAGGAGCTGTTCCCGCCGAAGGACGAGCAGCCCGAGTGGGCCACCTTCGACGAGGACCTGCCCGACGACCCCGATGAGCCCGTCTACGAGGTTCCCGTCAACCGCGCCACGGGGTCACCGGTCGCCAGCCGATCCGAAGGCCGGTTCGCGCTGTACAGCGAAGGCGAGCCCGAACGTGCCGCCGACACCCCTGCCCCGCACACACCGGCCCCGGGCACCAACGGCTCGGCCCCGTCCGTCGTCACCGAACTCGGCTACGACGCGCTGACGCTGGCCCAGCTGCGCGCGCGGCTGACCTCCCTGAAGGTCGACGATCTGGAGACCCTGCTGGCCTACGAGGAAACCACCAAGGCCCGCGCCCCGTTCCAGACGCTGCTCGCCAACAGGATCACCCGCGCGACGGCCAAGTGA
- the xseA gene encoding exodeoxyribonuclease VII large subunit: MSDPGQSPENPWPVRAVATRVAKWIDRLGMVWVEGQIAQLTMRPGSGTAFIVLRDPAADMSLTITCPRDLVANAPVKLAEGTQVIVYGKPAFYTGRGTFSLRVTDIRAVGIGELLARIDRLRRLLEAEGLFDPRLKRPIPFLPSTIGLITGRASAAEHDVIAVASARWPAVRFAVRNTAVQGPNAVAQIVEELKALDADPEVDVIVLARGGGSVEDLLPFSDETLCRAISACTTAVISAVGHEPDNPLCDLVADLRAATPTDAAKRVVPDAVAEQALVNELRRRGAHSLRHWVHREQHLIDQLRTRPVLAQPWLALDARTEEVQRARSAARRDINRMIAGESDRLEHLAARLSTLGPAATLARGYAVVQVLTGQTHVLRSITDAPAGTRLRVRVADGAVITISEGSDEAH, translated from the coding sequence GTGAGCGATCCGGGCCAGTCACCGGAGAATCCCTGGCCGGTTCGCGCCGTGGCCACCCGGGTGGCCAAGTGGATCGACCGCCTCGGCATGGTGTGGGTCGAGGGCCAGATCGCCCAGCTGACCATGCGTCCCGGCTCTGGCACCGCCTTCATCGTGCTGCGGGACCCGGCCGCCGACATGTCACTGACGATCACGTGCCCGCGGGACCTGGTGGCGAACGCGCCGGTGAAACTCGCCGAGGGCACCCAGGTGATCGTCTACGGCAAGCCGGCGTTCTACACCGGGCGCGGCACGTTCTCCCTTCGGGTGACCGATATCCGCGCGGTCGGCATCGGTGAGCTGCTGGCCCGCATCGACCGGCTGCGCCGGCTGCTGGAGGCCGAGGGTCTGTTCGACCCACGCCTGAAACGCCCGATTCCGTTCCTGCCCAGCACCATTGGTCTCATCACCGGCCGCGCCTCGGCCGCCGAGCACGATGTCATCGCGGTGGCATCGGCCCGCTGGCCCGCCGTGCGGTTCGCGGTACGCAACACCGCCGTGCAGGGACCCAATGCGGTGGCGCAGATCGTCGAGGAACTCAAGGCGCTGGATGCCGACCCCGAGGTGGACGTCATCGTGCTGGCCCGCGGCGGCGGCAGCGTCGAGGACCTCCTGCCGTTCTCCGACGAAACCCTGTGCCGCGCCATCTCGGCGTGCACCACCGCGGTGATCAGCGCGGTGGGCCACGAACCGGACAACCCGCTGTGCGATCTGGTGGCCGACCTGCGCGCCGCGACCCCGACCGACGCCGCCAAACGGGTGGTACCCGACGCCGTCGCCGAACAGGCGCTGGTGAACGAGCTGCGCCGCCGCGGCGCCCACTCGCTGCGGCACTGGGTGCACCGCGAACAGCACCTCATCGACCAGCTCCGCACCCGGCCGGTGCTGGCGCAGCCCTGGCTGGCCCTGGATGCGCGGACCGAGGAGGTGCAGCGGGCCCGTTCCGCCGCGCGCCGCGATATCAACCGGATGATCGCCGGCGAGAGCGATCGTTTGGAGCACCTGGCCGCGCGGCTGTCGACCCTGGGCCCGGCGGCCACCCTGGCCCGCGGGTACGCGGTGGTTCAAGTCCTGACCGGGCAGACGCACGTTCTGCGGTCCATCACCGACGCCCCGGCGGGTACCCGGCTCCGGGTCCGTGTCGCCGACGGCGCAGTCATCACCATCAGCGAGGGATCAGATGAAGCCCATTAG
- a CDS encoding exodeoxyribonuclease VII small subunit, whose protein sequence is MKPISQLGYEEARDELVEVVRTLEQGGLDLDASLKLWERGEELAKRCEEHLAGARKRVADALGANAPDEE, encoded by the coding sequence ATGAAGCCCATTAGTCAGTTGGGATACGAAGAGGCACGCGACGAACTGGTCGAGGTGGTACGCACCCTCGAGCAGGGTGGACTCGACCTCGACGCTTCGCTCAAGCTCTGGGAAAGGGGCGAGGAGCTGGCCAAACGATGTGAGGAACACCTGGCCGGAGCCCGCAAACGAGTGGCGGACGCGCTCGGCGCGAACGCGCCTGACGAGGAGTGA